The genomic stretch CCCAACTATATTAGAATTTATTAACTTATATATAAATGTGTGGAAAACAAAAAAACCGACTATGACTCCCATTATATTGTAAAATAGATCTACGGGATTATAAGCTCTATACGGAAGAAATTTTTGGATATACTCAACTAAAACAGCAAAAAACAACGAGATAAGAATTATCTTTATATATTGCCTGGTGTTATGTGTTAGTTTGCCATATTTTAAACCTAAGTAATAGAAAACTGGGAGGATAAAGAACCCAAAAAAGTGGAAGATATAATCAATCCGAAAACTCCAACCTTTTCCGGAAGCAAGTTCGTTGATATTGCCTGTTCCGACAGGAACCAGATTTACGATGATTATTATTAAGAGCCAGAAGTAGAAAAGGTTCTTTTTAAGCATATCTTCAAAGTTATTAGTAAAATCCTGCAGGAGAAGAGCAAGAGTTTAGAGTTGAGTGTTTAGGGTTTAGTTCCATAGGGAGATAAGCAAGAAAAACTGTGATCAGTAATCAGTGATCAGAAAAAAAACACTGGGAAGATAGCAAGAAAAAATAGTTACTAGCTAATAGCTACTAGTTAATAGTAAAAAGCCGGAGGGAGTGTAGCTGCTCCACAGCAATTTATAATGTAAAATGTACAATGTATAATAAAATGCCAAAGGGAGTAAAAGTAAGTCCATTGGAAGGATAGCAAGGTAATAGTATTTTGTCATCTCGACTGGAGAAAGACTCACGCAGTGGGTCTTTCACAATGGAGAGATCTCATTACCGACTAACTACGAAGCAAAGCAAGCAAAGATGGGATATCTCGACTACACTCGATATGACAAAATATGGGGCTAATGCACACGAATGATGCCACAAATAGGCTCGAATACAAGAGAAATACCTGAGATATAGATGTATTATACCCTTAGGGAGCAGGGGAGTCGGCTCGAGCCGACTACGCTCCTTCCTAATGGTTTGTCAATGGATTAGCCAAAAAATTGTTACGAGTTATGTGTTACGAGTTACGGGAATGCCAAAGGGAGTAAAAGCAAGTCCATTGGAAGTGAAGCAAGCATCGTCCACTAATTTACACAGATTAAAAAAGAATGAACACAGATGCTCCAGCGGAAGTGTAGCTGCTTCGCAGCAATCTATAATGTTGAATGTACAATGTATAATAAAAAACCAAAGGGAGTAAAAGTAAGGAAAATAGTGATCAGTTATCTGTTATCAGTGATTAGAAAAAAAACCACTGGGATAATAGCAAGTCCATTGGG from Candidatus Cloacimonadota bacterium encodes the following:
- a CDS encoding VanZ family protein; amino-acid sequence: MLKKNLFYFWLLIIIIVNLVPVGTGNINELASGKGWSFRIDYIFHFFGFFILPVFYYLGLKYGKLTHNTRQYIKIILISLFFAVLVEYIQKFLPYRAYNPVDLFYNIMGVIVGFFVFHTFIYKLINSNIVGVFEGDNALSRKDM